Proteins encoded together in one Impatiens glandulifera chromosome 1, dImpGla2.1, whole genome shotgun sequence window:
- the LOC124942552 gene encoding uncharacterized protein LOC124942552, with protein MDIPDANCLLCDGNTESIYHLFGSCSFVKSLWSKFTLALGFVQLPGSWDEIIVVARIKAKGNRFLANVFKCGFAAIVYHVWVERNARVFGRIRRSIDQTWNDIAFDCGAYIRTWRRVPKSERAWNICRDWKVAYEEITSFESYKGR; from the coding sequence ATGGACATCCCGGATGCTAATTGTTTGCTTTGTGATGGGAATACGGAGTCTATTTACCACTTGTTTGGGAGTTGCTCGTTTGTTAAGTCCCTTTGGAGTAAGTTCACGTTGGCTTTGGGCTTTGTTCAATTACCGGGTTCATGGGATGAGATCATTGTCGTTGCCCGCATCAAGGCTAAAGGTAATAGATTTCTAGCCAATGTCTTCAAATGTGGTTTTGCTGCCATTGTTTATCATGTATGGGTCGAGAGAAACGCAAGAGTATTTGGCAGAATTCGACGAAGTATTGATCAAACTTGGAATGATATTGCTTTTGATTGCGGTGCATATATAAGAACATGGAGAAGGGTTCCCAAGAGTGAAAGGGCGTGGAACATTTGTCGGGATTGGAAAGTTGCTTATGAAGAAATCACGTCTTTTGAAAGCTATAAAGGGAGATag